The following proteins are encoded in a genomic region of Sorangiineae bacterium MSr12523:
- a CDS encoding lysophospholipase translates to MILHGRVTKQAIDRNQSGMFHKELVVTSGRVPLAMVRKRWAANDGGTRSPVLLVHGFGQNRYAWHLPSRSLANHLARAGFDVFNVDLRGHGRTRQLTSVGSCGIDDYVREDLPAAVEEVSRISHNRPVFLVGHSLGGLICYAGAPELSGLVAGVVGIGSPYHFTNGSWSLQTFALFWKAISAMGVRPWNLPVAIRPIGSLMRTFRRVAESPLYPIPLRGWHVGALEPHVLDEHLRLAFDRAMLHDLVNMFEWANERRFGGAASDYAERFEKHDVPLFVISGQRDDIAPPASVRPAFLRSRSSDKTYRAVPFGHIDLLMGREAPLSTWSLVSSWLDKRAA, encoded by the coding sequence TTGATTCTCCACGGACGCGTTACCAAGCAAGCCATCGACCGCAATCAAAGCGGGATGTTTCACAAAGAATTGGTGGTGACGTCCGGGCGGGTGCCGCTCGCCATGGTGCGCAAACGTTGGGCAGCGAACGATGGCGGCACGCGCTCACCGGTGCTCCTGGTGCACGGCTTCGGGCAAAATCGGTATGCGTGGCATCTGCCTTCGCGCAGCTTGGCCAATCATCTCGCGCGCGCCGGCTTCGATGTGTTCAACGTGGACCTGCGTGGGCACGGCCGCACCCGGCAGCTCACCAGCGTCGGCTCATGTGGAATCGATGACTACGTGCGCGAGGATTTGCCCGCGGCGGTGGAAGAGGTCTCGCGCATTAGCCACAACCGACCCGTCTTCCTCGTGGGCCACTCGCTGGGAGGGCTCATCTGTTATGCGGGTGCGCCCGAGCTTTCCGGCCTGGTCGCCGGCGTGGTCGGAATAGGTAGCCCTTACCACTTCACCAATGGGTCGTGGTCGCTGCAGACGTTCGCGCTCTTCTGGAAGGCCATTTCGGCGATGGGTGTGCGTCCGTGGAATCTCCCGGTGGCCATCCGTCCCATTGGGTCGCTGATGCGCACCTTCCGTCGTGTTGCCGAGAGTCCGCTCTATCCCATTCCGCTGCGCGGATGGCACGTCGGCGCGCTGGAGCCGCACGTTCTCGACGAGCACCTGCGTCTCGCCTTCGACCGCGCGATGTTGCACGACCTCGTGAACATGTTCGAGTGGGCCAACGAGCGTCGCTTCGGCGGCGCCGCCTCGGACTATGCGGAGCGCTTCGAGAAGCACGACGTGCCGCTCTTCGTCATCTCCGGCCAGCGCGACGACATCGCGCCGCCGGCGAGCGTGCGCCCCGCGTTCTTGCGCAGCCGCTCCTCCGACAAGACGTACCGCGCGGTGCCCTTCGGCCACATCGATCTGCTCATGGGCCGCGAAGCACCGCTCAGCACCTGGTCGCTCGTCAGCTCCTGGCTCGACAAGCGCGCCGCCTAA
- a CDS encoding adenosine deaminase: MKPTSLSLEAVRRVPKVLLHDHLDGGLRPSTIIELAAKVSYDALPHTDPEALRQWFIGEANSHALLRYLSTFAHTTAVMQTVEGLSRVAAEAVADFDADGVVYAETRFAPEQHLTAGLTLDETVDAVLAGLREGERAAQGRVRVGLLLCAMRHSSRAMEIAQLTVRHRHRGVVGFDIAGAEVGYPPIAHLEAFEFLQRENMPITVHAGEWLGPRPFEQAIHRCGAWRIGHGISIAAEIDEASGSSRMSHLASYVRDRRVPLEVCPTSNLQTGGAYSYATHPFGRLDRLGFCVTINTDNRLMSDTTASQEFLHLAEAFGYELRDLLRFTCNAIDGAFLPYPEREQLKDAAIHAYDRVGSIS; the protein is encoded by the coding sequence ATGAAACCGACCTCACTTAGCCTGGAAGCGGTTCGCCGCGTACCCAAGGTGCTCCTTCACGACCACCTCGATGGCGGGCTTCGTCCGTCGACAATCATCGAATTGGCGGCGAAAGTGAGTTACGACGCACTGCCCCATACGGACCCCGAGGCGCTGCGCCAGTGGTTCATTGGGGAGGCGAATTCACACGCACTATTGCGCTATCTGTCCACGTTTGCGCACACCACCGCAGTCATGCAAACGGTGGAAGGCCTTTCGCGCGTGGCGGCGGAAGCGGTGGCCGACTTCGATGCGGACGGCGTCGTGTACGCGGAAACGAGGTTCGCGCCCGAGCAGCACCTGACGGCCGGGCTTACGTTGGATGAGACGGTGGACGCCGTTCTTGCCGGCCTGCGTGAGGGCGAACGCGCTGCGCAAGGCCGGGTGCGCGTCGGATTGCTCTTGTGCGCAATGCGTCACTCATCGCGGGCCATGGAAATCGCGCAGCTGACCGTGCGCCATCGCCATCGCGGGGTGGTGGGATTCGATATTGCCGGTGCGGAGGTTGGTTATCCGCCCATTGCCCACCTGGAGGCTTTCGAGTTCCTACAGCGCGAGAACATGCCCATCACGGTGCACGCGGGCGAGTGGCTGGGACCGCGCCCCTTCGAGCAAGCGATCCATCGGTGCGGCGCATGGCGCATTGGCCACGGGATCAGCATCGCTGCGGAAATCGACGAAGCATCCGGCTCGTCCAGAATGAGCCACCTCGCAAGCTACGTGCGCGATCGGCGCGTGCCGCTGGAGGTCTGTCCGACGTCGAACCTGCAGACCGGTGGGGCCTACAGCTACGCGACGCACCCGTTCGGGCGCCTCGATCGACTTGGATTCTGCGTCACCATCAACACGGACAATCGGTTGATGAGTGACACCACGGCGTCGCAGGAGTTTTTGCACTTGGCCGAAGCATTCGGATACGAGCTACGCGATCTTCTGCGATTCACCTGCAATGCCATCGATGGCGCTTTTCTTCCGTATCCGGAACGCGAGCAACTGAAAGATGCAGCGATTCACGCCTACGACAGGGTCGGGTCGATTTCGTAA
- a CDS encoding DUF1554 domain-containing protein: protein MMRTYSPFLLLCFLGVVACSSTLDVGDDQNDGGAQGPGPAGAKRMFVTSTAYTGNLAAHGHGETVSPENDPGANGADKLCQAAATAGRLGGTWKAWISSHSPDQDPATTAHHALDRIADVAGGWYNVDRTKLLFTNKANLVTMPSQEAWSTADELTIALKDESGRRLERGTLVWTGTTTGGRLASADCLSWTDDQDRNGGSKGTVGVVGKEPSTWTDDSGRGLGAECEHAAHLYCLEQ from the coding sequence ATGATGCGAACGTACTCTCCTTTTCTTCTTCTTTGTTTTCTGGGCGTGGTGGCGTGCAGCTCGACACTCGACGTCGGCGATGATCAAAATGACGGTGGCGCGCAAGGCCCTGGCCCGGCGGGCGCGAAACGCATGTTCGTAACGAGTACGGCGTACACTGGAAACCTCGCCGCGCATGGACATGGCGAGACGGTGTCGCCGGAAAATGATCCTGGCGCGAACGGGGCCGACAAGTTGTGCCAAGCCGCCGCCACCGCGGGACGCCTCGGCGGAACATGGAAGGCTTGGATTTCGAGCCACTCACCGGATCAAGACCCCGCAACGACGGCGCACCACGCTCTCGACCGCATCGCCGACGTCGCCGGCGGCTGGTACAATGTCGACCGGACGAAACTGCTGTTCACCAACAAGGCAAACTTGGTCACGATGCCATCGCAGGAGGCCTGGTCCACCGCCGACGAGCTCACGATCGCACTGAAAGACGAAAGCGGGCGTCGGCTCGAAAGGGGCACGCTGGTGTGGACGGGAACGACGACGGGCGGGCGGCTGGCCAGCGCCGACTGCCTCTCGTGGACGGACGACCAGGATCGCAATGGAGGCTCCAAAGGAACCGTCGGCGTCGTCGGAAAGGAACCGAGCACGTGGACCGACGACTCAGGCAGGGGCTTGGGTGCCGAATGCGAGCATGCCGCCCATCTGTATTGTCTCGAACAGTGA
- a CDS encoding sigma-70 family RNA polymerase sigma factor: MDSHFQSVFEAEFSYVCRSLRRCGIPDRDVEDLAHDVFLAAHLRFGEFDRARAIKPWLFGIVFRVASHHRRRPGYRREELGNEPVDPSDAAPLADERVEMSQKRALVLEALEALDLDRRAVLILHDLDELPMREIAESLGIPMFTAYSRLRAARTQFTDAARRIQLRRGER, encoded by the coding sequence GTGGATTCGCACTTTCAATCCGTCTTCGAGGCCGAGTTCTCCTACGTGTGCCGGTCGCTCCGTCGATGCGGCATCCCCGATCGCGACGTGGAGGATCTCGCCCACGACGTCTTTTTGGCGGCGCACCTTCGCTTCGGGGAGTTCGATCGGGCGCGGGCGATCAAGCCGTGGCTCTTCGGCATCGTCTTTCGCGTGGCCTCGCACCACCGGCGCCGGCCGGGCTACCGCCGCGAAGAACTGGGCAACGAGCCGGTCGACCCGAGCGATGCGGCACCGCTGGCAGACGAGCGGGTGGAGATGTCGCAGAAGCGCGCGCTCGTTTTGGAGGCCTTGGAGGCGCTCGATCTGGATCGGCGCGCCGTGTTGATCCTGCACGATCTCGACGAGCTGCCGATGCGCGAGATCGCGGAGTCGCTCGGCATTCCCATGTTCACGGCGTACTCGCGGCTGCGGGCGGCGCGCACGCAGTTCACCGATGCCGCACGCCGGATTCAGCTTCGTCGAGGTGAGCGATGA
- a CDS encoding sigma 54-interacting transcriptional regulator, with amino-acid sequence MRDRVSGRMLALKALALDAGTEERLALVREAMALSGLEGLGVPRVVAFGALPDSGRRYLVRELVPGESLEDALETRPARDLLLAVIGASQKLTMLHRAGLLHGDIKPANIIVDDAGKATLVDLGLTVTWRARRGTQAEGLTPKYAAPELFRGEPLTVRAEVYSLGATLAEVLKRSGPAPELAAVVARAMAEEPSARFPSVDEFASALRHAAHLAPSSFGRESNGAEVRSRSTFNAEEPGWPVLGLESVAQTLSEQVAGLSPGDGLAIVGPHGSGRTTLALRLAWTLGIEGRTVARIEAPAEGSPLAATDFPRSLLSMAEVVALELGAVADADRSSAVIIIDDVHLLGSEAREVVLRASRQGARIVGVGSVEKVAQLCDGQTERFDVPKLDARAAEELVLRAMPSLPKALVNHFIERTAHVPGALRAALRKVGDRPLISIDDIDAVLQSEHRAVQAPASVAREDWFLRAERLLDTGRIDEAEQEFARLGDPVDVHERVRLAVAHGRIALGRGDPAAAAAKLDGLEPAARDTSKYARAWKVARARAYLRSGAYAEAATLAESAIEGDDARSADALSVRGIALVFMGNGEQGRAELERSLELARQVSDRRLEAVALGAMAIVHQRAGENGKAREAYEQSLAAAEDARDAGTVALTRLNLAGLARAEGDLALSLTHLEAAVDMGRRAGGLLALQGALLNLANLDLYLGRYARARASIDSLAAARAQLSPINEAMLVGFEAELAARTGDVPRASELYEESARIWETTGRPLDAAESRLEGLLAQADARGADAAALGRGLAKVRSALGPSGFGEHEALAQIVAGAIAMLAGDEGAARQAFDRAHDQAAQADRREWQWRSLEARARLSSVQGNKALARRDVEAALSILEETAAKLPRDLREVFWNDPRRHALQDAHSTSHVTMPSAPRTTSWSRRAPAPAEDRLVRILEITRELASIHDIGHLLAKVTDHAIALLGAERGFVVLTNATGELQTHTSRDRKGDDPHAQFSHSVAEKVVRTGEPVIATSARDDARLAEAVSVHQLMIQSIACVPISRENETIGALYLETRLRPGARFTEELPTLAAFADQAAIAITNARLIAENRERADELARANQELEAAHAKLSELLGRRTEQLQVTRRNLKEVRAQLRSHFGYAGLVGTSAAMRKLYAIIERIKDTDVPVLITGESGTGKEVVAKAIHASGNRAKKPFLGVNCGAIPANLLESELFGHVRGAFTGADRDRKGLFRETEQGTLLLDEIGEIPIKMQAGLLRVLQERSVRPVGGVKEESCDVRIVAATNRDLSHMVAEGTFREDLFYRLHVVELRIPPLRERSEDILPLIDHFLSIFAARYRRERKAVDREALRRLSNYDWPGNVRQLEHVLLNAWLMSDTNELQLEDFELPDATSVRPTGGAAGPPSTTGTRAVARNKAEYKDSERQRILDALAECNWNRVQAARLVGVPRRTFYRRLKEFGII; translated from the coding sequence GTGCGCGATCGCGTGAGCGGGAGAATGCTCGCGCTGAAAGCGCTGGCGCTGGACGCCGGGACCGAGGAGCGGCTTGCGCTGGTGCGCGAGGCGATGGCGCTATCGGGCCTCGAAGGCCTGGGCGTCCCGCGCGTGGTCGCGTTCGGTGCGCTGCCCGACAGCGGACGGCGCTACCTGGTGCGCGAGCTCGTGCCGGGCGAAAGCCTGGAGGATGCCCTGGAGACACGGCCGGCCCGCGATCTGCTGCTGGCCGTCATCGGCGCGAGTCAAAAGCTCACCATGCTGCATCGCGCGGGGCTTCTGCACGGGGACATCAAGCCGGCGAACATCATCGTGGACGATGCGGGAAAGGCCACCTTGGTCGACCTGGGGCTCACGGTGACCTGGCGCGCGCGGCGGGGAACGCAGGCCGAGGGGCTCACGCCGAAGTACGCCGCCCCGGAGCTTTTCCGCGGGGAGCCGCTCACCGTGCGGGCCGAGGTGTATTCGCTGGGAGCCACCTTGGCGGAGGTGCTGAAGCGAAGTGGGCCCGCACCCGAGCTGGCGGCAGTCGTGGCGCGGGCGATGGCCGAGGAGCCGAGTGCGCGCTTTCCCAGCGTCGACGAGTTCGCGAGCGCGCTTCGGCATGCGGCGCACCTCGCGCCGTCGTCGTTCGGGCGCGAGAGCAACGGTGCGGAGGTGCGCTCGCGCTCGACGTTCAATGCCGAGGAGCCCGGGTGGCCGGTGCTCGGGCTGGAAAGCGTCGCGCAGACCTTGAGCGAACAGGTGGCGGGGCTCTCGCCCGGCGATGGGCTAGCCATCGTCGGACCGCACGGCTCCGGGCGGACGACCTTGGCGCTGCGGCTGGCGTGGACATTGGGCATCGAAGGCCGCACGGTGGCGCGCATCGAAGCGCCTGCCGAAGGTTCGCCGCTTGCGGCGACCGACTTTCCACGCAGCTTGCTGTCGATGGCCGAGGTCGTTGCGCTGGAGCTGGGTGCGGTGGCGGACGCCGATCGGTCGTCGGCGGTGATCATCATCGACGACGTGCACCTCCTGGGGAGCGAGGCCCGCGAGGTCGTGCTTCGCGCATCGCGGCAGGGTGCACGCATCGTCGGCGTGGGGAGCGTGGAAAAGGTGGCGCAACTCTGCGATGGGCAGACGGAGCGCTTCGACGTGCCCAAATTGGATGCGCGTGCGGCCGAGGAGCTCGTGCTGCGGGCCATGCCTTCGCTGCCGAAGGCGCTCGTGAACCATTTCATCGAGCGGACGGCTCATGTGCCCGGCGCCCTGCGCGCGGCGTTGCGCAAGGTGGGCGACCGTCCCCTCATTTCCATCGACGACATCGATGCCGTGTTGCAGAGCGAGCATCGCGCGGTGCAGGCGCCCGCGTCGGTGGCGCGCGAGGATTGGTTCTTGCGCGCCGAGCGGCTTCTCGACACCGGCCGCATCGACGAAGCGGAGCAGGAATTCGCGCGGCTGGGCGATCCGGTCGACGTGCACGAGCGCGTTCGCCTGGCCGTGGCCCACGGGCGCATCGCACTCGGGCGGGGCGATCCCGCGGCGGCCGCGGCCAAGCTGGACGGCCTCGAGCCGGCGGCACGCGATACGTCGAAGTATGCGCGGGCGTGGAAGGTGGCGCGTGCGCGTGCGTATCTGCGTAGCGGGGCGTACGCCGAAGCGGCCACGCTCGCGGAGAGCGCCATCGAGGGCGACGATGCGCGATCGGCGGACGCGCTGTCCGTGCGGGGCATCGCGCTCGTCTTCATGGGCAACGGGGAACAGGGGCGCGCGGAGCTCGAGCGCTCGCTCGAACTGGCGCGGCAGGTGAGCGACCGCCGCCTGGAGGCCGTGGCCCTCGGGGCAATGGCCATCGTGCACCAGCGCGCCGGCGAAAACGGCAAGGCGCGCGAAGCCTACGAGCAATCCCTCGCCGCGGCGGAGGACGCGCGCGATGCGGGCACGGTGGCGCTCACCCGGTTGAACCTGGCGGGGCTGGCACGCGCCGAGGGCGATCTGGCGCTGTCGCTGACGCACCTCGAGGCCGCCGTGGACATGGGACGCCGCGCCGGCGGGCTCCTGGCCTTGCAGGGCGCCCTGCTCAACCTGGCAAACCTCGATTTGTACCTGGGCCGCTACGCGCGGGCGCGTGCCTCCATCGACTCGCTGGCAGCCGCACGCGCGCAGCTTTCGCCGATCAACGAGGCCATGCTCGTGGGCTTCGAGGCGGAACTTGCCGCGCGCACGGGCGACGTGCCCCGGGCCTCGGAGCTCTACGAGGAATCGGCGCGGATCTGGGAAACCACCGGCAGGCCGCTCGACGCCGCCGAATCGCGGCTCGAGGGCCTCCTCGCGCAGGCCGACGCACGCGGTGCCGACGCGGCGGCCTTGGGCCGAGGCCTCGCCAAGGTCCGCTCGGCGCTGGGACCTTCGGGCTTCGGCGAGCACGAAGCGCTCGCGCAGATCGTCGCCGGCGCCATTGCGATGCTCGCGGGCGACGAAGGCGCCGCGCGGCAGGCCTTCGATCGCGCACACGACCAGGCCGCGCAAGCGGATCGCCGCGAATGGCAATGGCGCTCCTTGGAAGCGCGGGCACGGCTCTCGTCGGTCCAGGGCAACAAGGCGCTGGCACGGCGCGACGTCGAGGCGGCACTGTCCATTCTGGAGGAAACGGCGGCCAAGCTGCCGCGCGATCTGCGCGAGGTCTTTTGGAACGATCCGCGACGGCATGCGCTGCAGGACGCCCACAGCACCTCGCACGTCACCATGCCCAGCGCACCGCGCACGACCTCGTGGTCGCGCCGGGCGCCCGCGCCAGCGGAGGACCGGCTGGTGCGCATCCTGGAGATCACGCGCGAGCTCGCGAGCATCCATGACATCGGGCACCTGCTCGCAAAGGTCACCGATCATGCGATCGCGCTGCTGGGCGCCGAGCGCGGCTTCGTCGTGCTCACCAACGCGACCGGCGAGCTCCAGACGCACACCTCGCGCGATCGCAAGGGCGACGATCCCCACGCGCAATTCTCGCACTCGGTGGCCGAAAAGGTCGTCCGCACCGGCGAGCCGGTCATCGCCACCAGCGCCCGCGACGATGCGCGCCTCGCCGAGGCCGTGAGCGTGCACCAGTTGATGATCCAGTCCATCGCGTGCGTGCCCATCTCGCGCGAAAACGAGACCATCGGCGCTCTATATCTGGAGACGCGACTTCGCCCGGGCGCACGCTTCACCGAGGAGCTGCCCACCCTCGCGGCGTTCGCCGATCAAGCGGCCATCGCCATCACCAATGCGCGGCTCATCGCGGAGAATCGGGAGCGCGCCGACGAGCTCGCGCGCGCCAACCAGGAGCTCGAGGCGGCCCACGCCAAGCTTTCCGAGCTCCTCGGCCGGCGCACCGAGCAACTCCAGGTCACGCGGCGGAATTTGAAGGAGGTGCGCGCACAACTCCGCAGCCACTTCGGCTACGCGGGGCTCGTGGGCACCAGCGCGGCGATGCGCAAGCTGTACGCGATCATCGAGCGCATCAAGGACACCGACGTCCCGGTGCTCATCACCGGCGAAAGCGGCACCGGCAAGGAGGTCGTCGCCAAGGCCATCCATGCCTCGGGCAACCGCGCCAAGAAGCCGTTCCTCGGCGTCAACTGCGGCGCCATCCCGGCGAACCTCCTCGAGAGCGAGCTATTCGGCCACGTGCGCGGCGCCTTCACTGGCGCCGACCGCGATCGCAAAGGCCTCTTCCGCGAGACGGAGCAAGGTACCCTGCTGCTCGACGAAATCGGCGAGATCCCCATCAAGATGCAGGCGGGCCTGCTCCGGGTGCTGCAAGAGCGCTCGGTCCGCCCCGTGGGCGGCGTCAAAGAGGAATCGTGCGACGTGCGGATCGTCGCCGCCACGAACCGCGATCTCTCGCACATGGTTGCGGAGGGAACGTTCCGCGAGGACCTCTTCTACCGTTTGCACGTCGTCGAGCTGCGCATCCCGCCGCTGCGCGAGCGGAGCGAGGACATCCTGCCGCTGATCGACCATTTCCTTTCCATCTTCGCCGCACGCTATCGGCGCGAGCGCAAGGCGGTCGATCGTGAGGCGCTGCGTCGTCTTTCGAACTACGACTGGCCCGGCAACGTTCGCCAACTCGAACATGTGCTCCTCAATGCATGGCTCATGAGCGACACGAACGAGTTGCAGCTCGAAGACTTCGAGCTGCCGGATGCCACGAGCGTGCGCCCGACAGGGGGCGCGGCGGGCCCGCCCTCGACCACGGGCACGCGTGCGGTGGCCCGCAACAAGGCGGAATACAAGGACTCCGAGCGCCAGCGCATCCTGGATGCGCTCGCCGAGTGCAACTGGAACCGGGTGCAGGCGGCTCGGTTGGTCGGCGTCCCTCGCCGCACCTTCTATCGGCGCCTCAAGGAGTTCGGGATTATTTGA
- a CDS encoding peroxiredoxin: protein MPCLSIRGLVSFVAISTALLACQKDSTPPESSSKATTSAATTTEPAAAAPAAAPAPTVANPAAATAEPTAAGELEVGKPAPELKAKAHDGTSIQLSALKGKSVVIYFYPKDETPGCTKEACSFRDAWNQLGKKAVMIGVSADDDASHKKFAEHHKLPFLLVSDPDGAIAKSFNVPFVGGLTKRQTIVIGPDGNVKKIYRTVDVTKHAAEIQSDLG, encoded by the coding sequence ATGCCGTGCCTATCCATTCGCGGTCTCGTTTCATTCGTCGCCATCTCCACCGCGCTGCTTGCTTGCCAGAAGGATTCGACCCCGCCGGAATCGAGCTCCAAGGCGACCACGAGCGCAGCCACAACGACCGAACCGGCCGCTGCAGCTCCGGCCGCTGCCCCCGCCCCCACCGTCGCCAACCCGGCCGCCGCGACAGCTGAGCCTACCGCCGCTGGCGAGCTCGAGGTTGGGAAGCCCGCGCCGGAGCTGAAGGCCAAGGCGCATGACGGTACCAGCATCCAACTATCGGCTTTAAAAGGGAAATCCGTCGTCATCTACTTCTACCCGAAGGACGAGACGCCCGGCTGCACCAAGGAAGCCTGCTCGTTCCGCGATGCGTGGAATCAGCTTGGGAAAAAGGCCGTCATGATTGGCGTTTCCGCCGACGATGACGCGTCGCACAAGAAGTTCGCCGAGCACCACAAGCTCCCCTTCTTGCTCGTGAGCGACCCCGATGGCGCCATCGCGAAGTCCTTCAACGTCCCCTTCGTTGGCGGACTCACCAAGCGGCAGACCATCGTTATCGGCCCCGACGGGAACGTGAAAAAAATCTACCGCACTGTGGACGTGACAAAACACGCCGCGGAGATCCAGAGCGACCTAGGCTGA
- a CDS encoding ATP synthase F0 subunit B, which yields MSLVMMGAVESNLARAAEGAVNVDFDLTVVGQIVLFLILMVVLKPTLFDPMLKLFAEREKRIQGAIDESHVMDKESEEAEAKYQREMQKTRDAANAEREKLRAEAVRTENEIMSRVRASTAKTLEDGRKQAETEATQVRAALREQSKLLAQDIATRVLGREVQG from the coding sequence ATGTCACTCGTGATGATGGGTGCGGTGGAATCGAATCTGGCACGCGCCGCGGAAGGCGCGGTCAATGTCGATTTCGACCTCACCGTGGTCGGCCAAATCGTCCTGTTTCTCATCTTGATGGTGGTGCTCAAGCCCACCCTGTTCGATCCCATGCTCAAGCTCTTTGCCGAGCGCGAGAAGCGGATCCAGGGGGCCATCGACGAGAGCCACGTCATGGACAAGGAGTCCGAGGAGGCGGAGGCCAAGTATCAGCGCGAGATGCAGAAGACGCGCGATGCCGCCAATGCCGAGCGCGAGAAGCTGCGCGCGGAAGCCGTTCGGACGGAAAACGAGATCATGTCCCGCGTCCGCGCCAGCACGGCGAAGACGCTGGAAGACGGCCGCAAGCAGGCCGAGACAGAAGCGACGCAGGTGCGCGCCGCACTGCGTGAGCAGTCGAAGCTCCTGGCGCAAGACATCGCGACCCGCGTGCTTGGACGAGAGGTGCAGGGATGA
- a CDS encoding ATP synthase F0 subunit B encodes MSDQHEQQHAPAQAAGEHGGAHGAPAEHGASGANGAHEGHGDHGPGDINWFEFKPGSTPYIANVINFAILMWIFWRFGREPIAKALSSRKSSIKEQLDNAQRIKKEAKERAKQYQKKLEHLEEEQGAAKKGLLEAGAVEKQRIVQEAEEQAARMERDAKALLASEIAQVKQDLTRETVESAVAAAEELLRTRITAADHERLAENFLQDLAARNAKTKPASPTTPPSGPRGPGGTGGGSTRPPLPRPPASVPPRPAPPSNAQQTNHSSGGTE; translated from the coding sequence ATGAGCGACCAGCACGAGCAGCAGCACGCACCGGCCCAAGCCGCCGGCGAACACGGTGGAGCACACGGGGCACCTGCCGAGCACGGTGCCTCAGGTGCGAACGGCGCCCACGAAGGCCACGGAGATCATGGCCCGGGCGACATCAACTGGTTCGAGTTCAAGCCTGGCTCGACACCGTACATCGCGAACGTCATCAACTTCGCGATCCTCATGTGGATCTTCTGGCGCTTCGGCCGCGAGCCCATCGCGAAGGCGCTGTCGAGCCGCAAGTCGAGCATCAAAGAGCAGCTCGACAACGCGCAACGCATCAAGAAGGAAGCGAAAGAGCGCGCCAAGCAGTACCAAAAGAAGCTCGAGCACCTGGAAGAGGAGCAAGGCGCCGCGAAGAAGGGTCTTCTCGAGGCAGGCGCCGTCGAGAAGCAGCGCATCGTGCAGGAGGCCGAAGAGCAAGCGGCCCGCATGGAGCGCGACGCGAAGGCGCTTCTCGCCAGCGAGATCGCCCAGGTGAAGCAAGACCTGACGCGCGAGACGGTCGAGAGCGCGGTGGCAGCGGCCGAAGAGCTTCTGCGCACGCGCATCACGGCGGCCGATCACGAGCGCCTGGCCGAGAATTTCCTGCAGGATCTCGCCGCACGCAACGCGAAGACCAAGCCGGCCTCGCCCACGACGCCGCCGTCGGGTCCGCGCGGCCCGGGTGGCACCGGAGGCGGGTCGACGCGTCCGCCGCTGCCGCGTCCCCCGGCGAGCGTTCCGCCGCGCCCTGCGCCGCCCAGCAACGCGCAGCAGACGAATCATTCTTCCGGAGGCACGGAGTAA
- the atpH gene encoding ATP synthase F1 subunit delta, translating to MVNTNVARRYAAAILEIGRESGNLGALVEEIVFFAQNYQASAELRNALENPLVSYDAKRSILTDIADQLGLGQTARNTLLLLNERRRMRVLPDIAQQLKEKTDLERGVVRASVTTAVRLSEGYYAKLQAELEKMTGKRVVLDRREDPSIIAGVIARIGDTVIDGSIRTQLQEMKHALLPDASGSASSPA from the coding sequence ATGGTCAACACCAACGTTGCACGCCGCTACGCGGCCGCCATCCTCGAGATTGGGCGGGAGAGCGGCAACCTCGGCGCCTTGGTCGAGGAGATCGTCTTCTTCGCGCAGAATTACCAGGCGAGCGCGGAGCTCCGGAACGCGCTGGAGAATCCGCTGGTCTCGTACGACGCCAAGCGCTCCATCCTCACGGACATCGCCGATCAACTCGGCCTCGGGCAAACGGCACGCAACACGCTGCTGCTCTTGAACGAGCGGCGCCGCATGCGCGTGCTGCCGGACATCGCGCAGCAGCTCAAAGAGAAGACGGACCTCGAGCGAGGTGTCGTGCGTGCGTCGGTGACGACCGCGGTGCGCCTCAGCGAGGGGTACTACGCGAAGCTCCAGGCCGAGCTCGAGAAGATGACCGGCAAGCGCGTCGTCCTCGACCGCCGTGAGGACCCGTCGATCATCGCCGGCGTCATCGCGCGCATCGGCGACACCGTCATCGACGGCTCGATTCGCACCCAGCTCCAAGAGATGAAACACGCGCTGCTGCCGGATGCGTCGGGCAGCGCCTCCAGTCCGGCCTGA